A part of Streptomyces sp. NBC_01451 genomic DNA contains:
- a CDS encoding pyridoxamine 5'-phosphate oxidase family protein — protein MTATQRRGRKIMMTPGELDEFLATQRTCRVATVSAGGAPHVSTLWFAWDGTSMWLYSVVRSKRWTDLRRDPRVAIVVDTGEEYDELRGVELSGTVEFVGESPRVGELRAELDVPETLFARKNFRLDEMPHDGRHAWIRLTPEKTVSWDFRKLPAQ, from the coding sequence ATGACCGCCACTCAGCGCCGAGGCCGGAAGATCATGATGACGCCGGGCGAGCTGGACGAGTTCCTGGCGACCCAGCGCACCTGCCGGGTCGCCACCGTGTCGGCCGGAGGCGCTCCGCATGTGAGCACACTGTGGTTCGCCTGGGACGGCACCTCGATGTGGCTGTACTCGGTGGTCCGCAGCAAGCGCTGGACCGACCTGCGCCGCGATCCGCGGGTCGCGATCGTCGTCGACACGGGCGAGGAGTACGACGAACTGCGCGGCGTCGAGCTGTCCGGCACCGTCGAGTTCGTCGGCGAGTCACCGCGCGTCGGAGAACTGCGCGCCGAACTGGACGTCCCGGAAACCCTGTTCGCCCGCAAGAACTTCCGCCTGGACGAGATGCCCCACGACGGCAGACACGCCTGGATTCGCCTCACCCCGGAGAAGACCGTCTCCTGGGACTTCCGCAAACTACCGGCCCAGTAA
- a CDS encoding Rieske (2Fe-2S) protein yields MSSASLQPVSGPARRTVMAAAGAAGLAVALTACGSDDDTSDSATEQGAAAGTALAKTSDIPEGGGKIFKEQGVVVTQPTAGTYKAFSSKCTHAGCAVTGITNGVITCPCHNSEFSVADGSVKKGPATEALAAESITVSGDSITLA; encoded by the coding sequence ATGAGCAGCGCCTCGCTTCAGCCCGTATCGGGACCGGCTCGTCGTACGGTCATGGCGGCGGCCGGCGCGGCGGGGCTCGCCGTCGCGCTGACCGCATGCGGTTCGGACGACGACACGTCGGACTCCGCCACCGAGCAGGGCGCCGCCGCCGGCACCGCCCTCGCGAAGACCTCGGACATCCCCGAGGGCGGCGGCAAGATCTTCAAGGAACAGGGTGTGGTGGTCACGCAGCCGACGGCGGGCACCTACAAGGCGTTCTCGTCGAAGTGCACGCACGCGGGCTGCGCTGTGACGGGCATCACCAACGGCGTCATCACCTGTCCGTGCCACAACAGCGAGTTCTCGGTCGCGGACGGCAGCGTGAAGAAGGGCCCGGCGACCGAGGCGCTGGCCGCCGAGTCGATCACCGTGTCCGGGGACTCGATCACGCTCGCCTGA
- a CDS encoding SDR family oxidoreductase: MTTVELSGKVALITGASRGIGYGIAEALLARGDRVCITGRNEDALKEAVETLGADRVIGVAGKAHDEAHQAVAVERTLEAFGRVDFLVNNAGTNPVFGPIADLDLNVARKVFETNVVSALGFAQKTWHAWQKENGGAIVNITSVAGLSASPFIGAYGVSKAAMDNLTLQLAHEYAPLVRVNSIAPAVVKTKFAQALYEGREAEAAAAYPLGRLGVPADIGGAAAFLTSAQADWITGQTLVVDGGIFLKAGNS; this comes from the coding sequence ATGACGACAGTGGAACTCTCGGGCAAGGTCGCCCTCATCACCGGCGCCAGCCGGGGCATCGGCTACGGCATCGCCGAGGCGCTGCTCGCGCGCGGTGACCGGGTGTGCATCACCGGACGCAACGAGGACGCGCTCAAGGAAGCCGTCGAGACACTCGGCGCCGACCGGGTCATCGGCGTGGCGGGCAAGGCCCACGACGAGGCCCACCAGGCCGTCGCCGTCGAACGCACCCTGGAGGCGTTCGGGCGCGTCGACTTCCTGGTCAACAACGCCGGTACGAACCCGGTGTTCGGGCCGATCGCCGACCTCGACCTCAACGTGGCGCGCAAGGTCTTCGAGACCAACGTCGTCTCGGCGCTCGGCTTCGCCCAGAAGACCTGGCACGCCTGGCAGAAGGAGAACGGCGGCGCGATCGTCAACATCACGTCCGTCGCCGGCCTCTCGGCCTCGCCGTTCATCGGCGCCTACGGCGTCAGCAAGGCCGCGATGGACAACCTGACGCTGCAACTTGCGCACGAGTACGCGCCCCTGGTGCGGGTCAACTCGATCGCGCCGGCCGTCGTGAAGACGAAGTTCGCGCAGGCGCTCTACGAGGGCCGGGAAGCGGAGGCCGCAGCCGCCTATCCGCTCGGCCGGCTCGGCGTGCCCGCCGACATCGGGGGCGCCGCCGCTTTCCTGACCTCGGCCCAGGCCGACTGGATCACCGGCCAGACGCTCGTGGTCGACGGCGGCATCTTCCTCAAGGCCGGCAACAGCTGA
- a CDS encoding LysR family transcriptional regulator: protein MLNLERLRTLDALARHGSVSGAADGLHVTTSAVSQQMSKLEREVGQQLLAKNGRGVRLTDAGRLLADHAARILSQVELAQSDLEAQRGQVVGELRLSAFPTAARGLFPAALAMLRAEHPGLRLRSCELEPEAGVAGVVRGDLDLAVVLDWYNKPMPLPDGLVKAPILDDPADVAMPVAHRLAGRSEVDLEEFAEDEWITWGQGEFCHEWLMFTLRSKGVEPCIGHRAAETHTQLALVAAGLGVCIVPLLGRDPVPAGVVTVPLRQRVRRHVYVVWRADADRRPSIRAAVEALRVVGRGVG from the coding sequence ATGTTGAACCTGGAGCGCCTGCGCACCCTCGACGCCCTCGCCCGGCACGGCTCGGTCAGCGGGGCCGCCGACGGGCTGCATGTGACGACGTCGGCCGTCTCGCAGCAGATGTCCAAGCTGGAGCGCGAAGTGGGGCAGCAGCTCCTCGCCAAGAACGGGCGGGGAGTGCGGCTCACCGACGCCGGTCGGCTGCTCGCGGACCACGCCGCGCGCATCCTTTCCCAGGTCGAGCTGGCCCAGTCCGACCTGGAGGCACAGCGTGGGCAGGTGGTGGGCGAACTGCGGCTCTCGGCCTTCCCGACCGCCGCGCGCGGACTGTTCCCCGCCGCGCTCGCGATGCTGCGCGCGGAGCATCCCGGGTTGCGGTTGCGCTCGTGCGAGCTGGAACCGGAGGCCGGGGTCGCCGGGGTCGTGCGCGGGGACCTCGACCTGGCGGTCGTGCTCGACTGGTACAACAAGCCGATGCCGCTGCCCGACGGTCTGGTCAAGGCGCCGATCCTCGACGACCCGGCGGACGTGGCGATGCCGGTCGCTCATCGGCTCGCCGGCCGGAGCGAGGTGGACCTGGAGGAGTTCGCCGAGGACGAGTGGATCACTTGGGGGCAGGGGGAGTTCTGCCACGAGTGGCTGATGTTCACGCTGCGTTCCAAGGGTGTCGAGCCGTGCATCGGGCATCGCGCGGCGGAGACACATACGCAACTGGCCCTGGTCGCGGCGGGGCTCGGCGTGTGCATCGTGCCGCTGCTGGGCCGTGATCCGGTGCCGGCCGGAGTCGTCACCGTTCCGCTGCGGCAGCGTGTGCGGCGGCATGTGTACGTGGTCTGGCGTGCGGATGCCGACCGGCGGCCGTCGATCCGTGCGGCGGTCGAGGCGTTGCGGGTGGTGGGGCGGGGGGTCGGGTGA
- a CDS encoding DMT family transporter, protein MCYEIDSGIVAPMTRLTTPKPTTATPALAPTAAPTTARSIRRPALDWRIRFGVLSLIWGFSFLLIKVGTQGFAPFQVTFGRLLFGTAVLAAALAVKRQRLPRDARTLAHLAVAAFLLNALPFSLFAYAELTIPSTLAGICNATSPLWGMALSLVALSEDRPTRVRVAGLGLGFTGVLTVLGAWQGFHGLDVTGTALALLASLSYPIGWIYVRRTLAGSSHSHLSLSGAQLLLATLQLAVVTPLFTGIPDSLPVGPLLAVVALGALGTGFAMLLQYGLVAETGPTTAQMVTYFIPVVATAAGVTLLGETLTWSTPVGAVVVLAGAALTQAGPRRRRTEPRT, encoded by the coding sequence TTGTGCTACGAGATCGACTCCGGGATCGTGGCACCCATGACCCGCCTCACCACCCCGAAGCCCACGACAGCGACACCGGCCCTCGCACCGACGGCCGCGCCCACGACCGCCCGGTCGATTCGCCGCCCGGCCCTCGACTGGCGCATCCGCTTCGGCGTGCTGTCCCTGATCTGGGGCTTCAGCTTTCTGCTGATCAAGGTCGGCACACAGGGGTTCGCGCCGTTCCAGGTCACCTTCGGCCGACTGCTGTTCGGTACGGCGGTCCTGGCGGCAGCGCTGGCGGTGAAGCGGCAGCGGCTGCCACGCGACGCGCGCACGTTGGCCCATCTCGCGGTGGCCGCGTTCCTGCTGAACGCGCTGCCGTTCTCGCTGTTCGCGTACGCGGAGCTGACGATCCCGTCCACACTCGCAGGCATCTGCAACGCGACCTCACCCCTGTGGGGCATGGCACTGTCCCTGGTCGCACTCTCGGAGGACCGTCCGACCCGGGTGCGGGTGGCCGGTCTCGGCCTGGGCTTCACAGGCGTACTGACCGTCCTCGGCGCCTGGCAGGGCTTCCACGGCCTGGACGTGACGGGCACGGCACTGGCGCTGCTGGCCTCGCTCAGCTATCCGATCGGCTGGATCTACGTCCGCCGCACACTGGCGGGCTCCAGCCATTCGCATCTGTCGCTCAGCGGCGCCCAACTGCTGCTGGCCACCCTCCAACTGGCCGTGGTCACACCGCTGTTCACCGGGATACCCGACAGCCTCCCCGTGGGGCCGCTGCTCGCGGTCGTCGCGCTGGGCGCACTGGGCACCGGCTTCGCGATGCTGCTTCAGTACGGCCTGGTCGCCGAGACGGGCCCGACGACCGCCCAGATGGTCACGTACTTCATCCCGGTCGTCGCCACGGCCGCTGGCGTCACCCTGCTCGGCGAGACCCTGACCTGGTCGACACCGGTGGGCGCGGTGGTGGTACTGGCCGGGGCCGCGCTCACCCAGGCCGGCCCTCGCCGACGCCGCACCGAACCCCGGACATAG
- a CDS encoding cysteine hydrolase, translating to MPSYEQLSELLDPATTVLLTVECQQGVVGPDSALPELAREARSSGALAQVARLVVAAHETGVQVVHAIAERRPDGRGANRNARLFRAAERLPVQQLAGTSAVRVAPPIEVADEDFVVRRLHGLSPIQGTDVDALLRNLGCRTLIVTGVSANVAIPNTVFDAVNRGYTVVVPGDAIAGVPSDYTPAMIRNTLALVATVATTDEVLGCLKRPRRTGRA from the coding sequence ATGCCGTCGTACGAACAGCTCAGCGAACTCCTCGACCCCGCGACCACGGTCCTGCTCACCGTCGAGTGCCAGCAGGGCGTCGTCGGACCGGACAGTGCCCTGCCCGAACTCGCCAGGGAGGCGCGGTCGTCGGGGGCGCTCGCCCAGGTCGCCAGGTTGGTCGTCGCCGCGCACGAGACCGGTGTCCAGGTCGTTCACGCGATCGCCGAACGCCGCCCGGACGGACGGGGCGCGAACCGTAACGCCCGGCTGTTCCGGGCCGCCGAACGGCTCCCCGTCCAGCAGCTCGCGGGCACCAGCGCGGTGCGCGTCGCCCCGCCGATCGAGGTCGCCGACGAGGACTTCGTCGTACGGCGGCTGCACGGTCTGTCGCCGATCCAGGGCACCGACGTCGATGCCCTGCTGCGCAACCTGGGCTGCCGCACGCTGATCGTCACCGGGGTCTCGGCCAACGTCGCGATTCCCAACACCGTGTTCGACGCCGTGAACCGCGGATACACCGTCGTCGTGCCCGGGGACGCCATCGCGGGGGTGCCTTCCGACTACACCCCCGCGATGATCCGCAACACCCTCGCGCTGGTCGCCACGGTCGCGACCACCGACGAGGTGCTGGGCTGTCTCAAGCGGCCCCGCCGCACCGGGCGTGCGTGA
- a CDS encoding HipA family kinase, with amino-acid sequence MLKEVTATRYITPLREGGSLPGLVEADDLAAYVMKFTGAGQGRKTLVAEVVCGELARRLGLRVPGLVTVALDPVLGLGESDQEVQGLLRSSGGTNLGMDFLSGAIGFDPLAFDVSAEEAGRVVWFDALVNNVDRSWRNPNLLMWHGELWLIDHGATMIWHHNWPGARTSAAKPYDVSEHALAPFGPDIASAAAELAPLVTGELLAEVTAEIPDAWLADEPGFDSPDALRRAYAEPLLARAAVIHERIKGAEGIQGVEGEK; translated from the coding sequence ATGCTCAAGGAAGTCACCGCAACCCGCTACATCACGCCCCTGCGTGAGGGCGGTTCGCTGCCGGGGCTCGTCGAGGCCGACGATCTCGCGGCGTACGTCATGAAGTTCACCGGCGCGGGACAGGGCCGCAAGACGCTCGTCGCCGAGGTCGTCTGCGGTGAACTGGCCCGACGGCTGGGACTGCGGGTGCCGGGGCTGGTGACGGTCGCCCTGGACCCGGTGCTGGGCCTCGGCGAGTCCGACCAGGAGGTGCAGGGGCTGCTGCGGTCGAGCGGCGGCACCAACCTCGGCATGGACTTCCTGTCGGGGGCGATCGGCTTCGACCCCCTCGCCTTCGACGTGAGCGCCGAGGAGGCCGGGCGGGTGGTGTGGTTCGACGCGCTCGTCAACAACGTCGACCGGTCCTGGCGCAACCCCAACCTGCTGATGTGGCACGGTGAGTTGTGGCTCATCGATCATGGCGCCACCATGATCTGGCACCACAACTGGCCCGGCGCCCGGACCTCCGCCGCCAAGCCGTACGACGTCTCCGAGCACGCGCTCGCGCCGTTCGGCCCGGACATCGCCTCGGCCGCCGCCGAACTGGCGCCGCTGGTCACCGGGGAACTGCTCGCCGAGGTGACCGCCGAGATCCCCGACGCGTGGCTCGCGGACGAGCCCGGCTTCGACTCGCCGGACGCGCTCCGGCGGGCCTACGCGGAGCCGCTCCTCGCGCGCGCCGCCGTCATCCATGAGCGCATCAAGGGCGCTGAGGGAATCCAGGGCGTCGAGGGGGAGAAGTGA
- a CDS encoding ABC transporter substrate-binding protein codes for MFNRNRGLRQLATAASISMVAGCGVFSSDSSNDGKPIVVGTTSEPSTLDPAASWDNSWELFRNVHQTLLNFDTGESEPKPDAAKSCEFTDSSSTVYSCELREGLKFSDGHELDAKAVKYSIDRIRTINVNGGPAGLLTSLDRIEVKGDRGIVFHLNQADATFPFVLSTPAMSIVDPEEYPAKSLRQDGKVNGSGPYTLESYKEGDRAVLVRNSNYKGIADLQNDAVTIRYFQNSSAVANALRDKSIDVVYRGLSAADVVDIEDNEKEEGLQLIENATTEISYLVFNPKDPWSNKLSVRKAIAQVVDRQALAHNIYKDTVEPLYSMIPKGLVGHTTGFFDNFGNPSSSKARKILLEDGITERVPLTLWYTSDRYGSQTKPAFEELKRQLDSSGLFTVTLQSRPWKTYVEGYQKGEYPVFGRGWFPDFPDADNFIAPFVGEQNALGTPYTSPQITGELLPESRRESDRGAVGEEFKEAQQILLDDARLLPLWQGKQHVAANEDIGGTEVSIDPATMMVMWELYWKTSW; via the coding sequence GTGTTCAACCGGAACCGGGGCCTGCGGCAGCTGGCGACAGCCGCGTCCATATCCATGGTCGCCGGATGCGGAGTCTTCTCCTCCGACTCCTCCAACGACGGGAAGCCGATCGTGGTGGGGACGACCAGTGAACCCAGCACACTGGATCCGGCTGCCTCCTGGGACAACTCGTGGGAGCTCTTCCGCAACGTCCACCAGACCCTGCTCAACTTCGACACGGGCGAGTCCGAGCCCAAGCCCGACGCCGCCAAGAGCTGCGAGTTCACCGACAGTTCGAGCACGGTGTACAGCTGCGAGCTGCGCGAGGGCCTGAAGTTCTCGGACGGACACGAACTGGACGCGAAGGCCGTCAAGTACTCCATCGACCGGATCAGGACGATCAACGTCAACGGCGGCCCCGCCGGTCTGCTGACCAGCCTCGACCGGATCGAGGTGAAGGGCGACCGCGGAATCGTCTTCCACCTGAACCAGGCCGACGCGACCTTCCCCTTCGTGCTCTCCACGCCCGCCATGTCGATCGTGGACCCCGAGGAGTACCCCGCGAAGTCCCTCCGCCAGGACGGCAAGGTGAACGGCTCGGGGCCGTACACCCTGGAGTCCTACAAGGAGGGCGACAGGGCCGTACTCGTCAGGAACAGCAACTACAAGGGCATCGCGGACCTCCAGAACGACGCGGTCACCATCCGCTACTTCCAGAACTCGTCGGCGGTGGCGAACGCCCTCCGGGACAAGTCCATCGACGTCGTCTACCGCGGTCTCAGCGCCGCCGACGTCGTCGACATCGAGGACAACGAGAAGGAGGAGGGCCTCCAGCTCATCGAGAACGCCACCACCGAGATCAGTTACCTGGTGTTCAACCCCAAGGACCCGTGGTCCAACAAGCTGTCGGTCCGCAAGGCGATCGCCCAGGTCGTCGACCGTCAGGCGCTCGCCCACAACATCTACAAGGACACCGTCGAGCCGCTGTACTCCATGATCCCCAAGGGTCTGGTCGGCCACACCACGGGCTTCTTCGACAACTTCGGCAATCCCAGTTCCTCCAAGGCCAGGAAGATCCTCCTTGAGGACGGCATCACCGAGCGGGTCCCGCTCACCCTCTGGTACACGAGCGACCGCTACGGCTCCCAGACCAAGCCGGCCTTCGAGGAACTGAAGCGGCAGCTGGACTCCTCCGGCCTGTTCACCGTCACGCTCCAGAGCCGCCCCTGGAAGACGTACGTGGAGGGCTACCAGAAGGGCGAGTACCCGGTGTTCGGCCGCGGCTGGTTCCCCGACTTCCCCGACGCCGACAACTTCATCGCCCCCTTCGTGGGTGAGCAGAACGCGCTCGGTACGCCGTACACGTCGCCCCAGATCACCGGTGAGCTGCTGCCCGAGTCCCGCCGGGAGAGCGACCGCGGGGCCGTCGGCGAGGAGTTCAAGGAGGCTCAGCAGATCCTCCTGGACGACGCCCGGCTGCTGCCCCTGTGGCAGGGCAAGCAGCATGTGGCGGCGAACGAGGACATCGGCGGCACCGAGGTGTCCATCGACCCGGCGACCATGATGGTGATGTGGGAGCTGTACTGGAAGACCAGCTGGTAG
- a CDS encoding aminotransferase class I/II-fold pyridoxal phosphate-dependent enzyme, with the protein MLGEYPIKGRGAAEISASVERAVGAGELEPGQLLPPMRELAATLGVNPNTVAAAYRTLRERGVIETHGRRGSRVRSKPATTGREYIRVEVPSGVRDVARGNPDPALLPSLAAAFTAAGEQGDRDPVLYGDATVEPELARIARADLDSDGVPDGPLAVTSGALDGIERVLAVHLKPGDAVAVEDPGWGGLLDLVPALGLRMVPVGVDDEGPLAEDVRQALASGARALIVTDRAQNPTGAVVSATRARALRSVLREHPETLLIEDDHGYRIVDQPLHPLAGTTRHWAFVRSVVKAYGPDLRLAVLTGDAVTVDRVLGRQRLGPGWVSRLLQRAVVRLWADGALDPRAVASAYGRRRDALIDALAQRGVVARGRSGLNVWIPVPDETGAVARLLHAGWAVAPGARFRMDAPSGIRVTVATLTPEETGPLADAIASAVGPAQARTHV; encoded by the coding sequence GTGCTAGGAGAATATCCGATCAAAGGCCGGGGTGCAGCAGAGATTTCCGCGAGCGTCGAACGCGCGGTGGGTGCCGGGGAGCTGGAACCCGGGCAACTGCTTCCACCCATGCGGGAGTTGGCGGCGACGCTCGGGGTGAATCCCAACACCGTCGCCGCCGCCTATCGCACGCTGCGTGAACGCGGTGTCATCGAAACCCATGGGCGGCGCGGCAGCCGGGTGCGCTCCAAGCCGGCCACCACCGGGCGCGAGTACATCAGGGTGGAAGTCCCGTCCGGTGTCCGGGACGTGGCGCGGGGGAACCCCGACCCGGCGCTGCTGCCGTCACTGGCGGCGGCGTTCACGGCCGCGGGCGAGCAGGGCGACCGGGATCCCGTGCTCTACGGAGACGCCACCGTGGAACCGGAGTTGGCCCGCATCGCCCGCGCCGACCTCGACTCCGACGGTGTCCCGGACGGGCCCCTCGCCGTCACCTCCGGTGCGCTGGACGGTATCGAGCGGGTCCTCGCCGTACACCTCAAGCCCGGTGACGCCGTCGCCGTCGAGGATCCCGGGTGGGGTGGGCTGCTGGACCTCGTGCCGGCCCTCGGGCTGCGGATGGTCCCGGTGGGTGTCGACGACGAGGGACCGCTCGCCGAGGACGTACGGCAGGCGCTGGCATCCGGGGCGCGGGCCCTGATCGTCACGGACCGGGCGCAGAACCCGACCGGGGCCGTGGTGAGCGCCACACGTGCGCGTGCCCTGCGTTCCGTGCTCCGGGAACATCCGGAGACCCTGCTCATCGAGGACGACCACGGCTACCGCATCGTCGACCAGCCGCTCCATCCGCTGGCCGGGACCACCCGGCACTGGGCGTTCGTCCGCTCGGTGGTCAAGGCGTACGGCCCCGATCTGCGCCTCGCCGTCCTCACCGGGGACGCCGTCACCGTCGACCGGGTCCTGGGCCGGCAGCGACTCGGGCCGGGCTGGGTCAGTCGGCTGCTGCAACGGGCCGTCGTGCGGCTGTGGGCCGATGGGGCGCTGGACCCCCGCGCGGTGGCCTCGGCCTACGGTCGGCGCCGGGACGCCCTGATCGACGCGCTCGCGCAGCGCGGGGTCGTGGCCCGGGGGCGCAGCGGACTGAACGTGTGGATCCCCGTCCCGGACGAGACCGGGGCGGTCGCCCGGCTGCTGCACGCCGGTTGGGCCGTCGCCCCCGGCGCACGCTTCCGGATGGACGCTCCGTCCGGTATCCGGGTGACCGTCGCGACGCTGACCCCGGAGGAGACGGGTCCCCTGGCGGACGCGATCGCCTCGGCGGTGGGACCGGCACAGGCGCGGACCCATGTCTGA
- a CDS encoding DUF3037 domain-containing protein, whose translation MSERDVFEYALLRVVPRIERGECFNAGVLVYCRAKSFVAARTHLDEGKLRALDPEADVAGVRAALRAVEGVCAGGKAAGQAALDDAGRRFRWLIAPRSTVVQPGPVHTGLTADPGAEAERLLALLVR comes from the coding sequence GTGAGCGAGCGGGACGTCTTCGAGTACGCGCTGCTGCGGGTCGTACCGCGGATCGAGCGCGGCGAGTGCTTCAACGCCGGTGTCCTGGTGTACTGCCGCGCCAAGTCCTTCGTCGCGGCGCGTACCCACCTGGACGAGGGCAAGCTGCGGGCGCTGGACCCCGAGGCCGACGTGGCCGGTGTGCGAGCCGCGCTGCGTGCCGTCGAAGGGGTCTGCGCGGGCGGGAAAGCCGCAGGCCAGGCCGCGTTGGACGATGCCGGGCGGCGCTTTCGCTGGCTGATCGCGCCGCGCTCGACGGTGGTCCAGCCGGGGCCCGTGCACACGGGCCTCACCGCCGATCCGGGAGCCGAGGCGGAGCGGCTGCTCGCCCTGCTGGTCAGGTAA
- the fabG gene encoding 3-oxoacyl-ACP reductase FabG, translating into MSTTEQRVAVVTGGARGIGAATAVRLAAEGRAVAVIDLDEAACKDTVEKITAAGGRAIAVGCDVSDEAQVEAAVTRIAEELGGPTILVNNAGVLRDNLLFKMSVSDWDTVMNVHLRGAFLMSRACQKYMVDAKFGRIVNLSSSSAQGNRGQVNYSSAKAGLQGFTKTLALELGKFGVTANAVAPGFIATDMTAATAERVGMGFEDFKAAAATQIPVQRVGNPDDISNAIAFFTGEAAGFVSGQVLYVAGGPLD; encoded by the coding sequence ATGTCCACCACTGAGCAGCGGGTCGCCGTGGTCACGGGCGGTGCGCGCGGCATCGGCGCCGCGACCGCCGTACGACTGGCGGCGGAGGGCCGCGCCGTCGCGGTGATCGACCTCGACGAGGCCGCCTGCAAGGACACCGTCGAGAAGATCACCGCCGCCGGTGGCAGGGCGATCGCCGTCGGCTGCGACGTCTCCGACGAGGCCCAGGTCGAGGCCGCTGTCACGCGCATCGCCGAGGAACTGGGTGGGCCCACGATCCTCGTCAACAACGCGGGCGTCCTGCGCGACAACCTGCTCTTCAAGATGAGCGTCTCCGACTGGGACACGGTCATGAACGTGCACCTGCGCGGCGCCTTCCTGATGTCGCGGGCCTGCCAGAAGTACATGGTGGACGCCAAGTTCGGCCGGATCGTCAACCTCTCCTCGTCCTCCGCCCAGGGCAACCGCGGCCAGGTGAACTACTCGTCCGCCAAGGCCGGTCTCCAGGGCTTCACCAAGACCCTCGCCCTCGAACTCGGCAAGTTCGGCGTCACCGCGAACGCCGTCGCCCCCGGCTTCATCGCCACCGACATGACCGCCGCCACCGCCGAGCGCGTCGGCATGGGCTTCGAGGACTTCAAGGCCGCCGCCGCGACCCAGATCCCCGTGCAGCGCGTGGGCAACCCGGACGACATCTCCAACGCGATCGCCTTCTTCACGGGCGAGGCCGCCGGATTCGTCTCCGGCCAGGTGCTGTACGTCGCCGGCGGACCGCTCGACTAG
- a CDS encoding pyridoxamine 5'-phosphate oxidase family protein: MDRKETAMPGTAQDAQDTHDAQDDVQQATSAAPQGDHPSPPQPAGGTYTPTDRTVPTRSAERASYDKETVHAILDEGYVCHLGFVRDGAPVVLPTLYARLGERLYVHGSTGSRPLRMTGRPDPGLPVCVTVTHVDALILARSAFHHSINYRSVVVHGTAHQVTDPEEKRLALDVLVDNVVAGRSADSRPANTKELAATAVIRIDLDEVSAKMRTGGVNDEPEDLALPHWAGVVPLRKGYETPVADAELAPGTRLPDYLKAR; the protein is encoded by the coding sequence ATGGATCGCAAGGAGACCGCGATGCCGGGGACCGCGCAGGACGCACAAGACACGCACGACGCGCAGGACGACGTACAGCAAGCGACATCGGCGGCACCACAGGGAGACCACCCCTCACCCCCGCAGCCCGCCGGTGGCACCTACACACCGACCGACCGCACGGTCCCCACCCGCTCCGCCGAGCGGGCCTCGTACGACAAGGAGACGGTGCACGCGATCCTCGACGAGGGGTATGTGTGCCACCTCGGGTTCGTTCGTGACGGCGCGCCGGTCGTGCTGCCGACGCTGTACGCGCGGCTCGGCGAGCGCCTCTACGTGCACGGCTCGACGGGCTCGCGCCCGCTGCGGATGACGGGCCGGCCCGACCCCGGCCTGCCGGTCTGTGTGACGGTCACCCACGTGGACGCGCTGATCCTGGCCCGGTCCGCCTTCCACCACTCGATCAACTACCGCTCGGTGGTGGTCCACGGCACCGCCCACCAGGTGACGGACCCGGAAGAGAAGCGCCTGGCCCTGGACGTCCTGGTCGACAACGTCGTGGCCGGCCGCTCGGCCGACTCACGGCCCGCCAACACCAAGGAACTGGCCGCCACCGCCGTGATCCGCATCGACCTCGACGAGGTCTCCGCGAAGATGCGCACGGGCGGGGTGAACGACGAGCCCGAGGACCTCGCGCTCCCCCACTGGGCCGGCGTGGTCCCGCTGCGCAAGGGCTACGAAACCCCGGTCGCGGACGCCGAGCTGGCGCCCGGAACCCGGCTTCCCGACTATCTCAAGGCCCGTTGA